A window of Mycobacteriales bacterium genomic DNA:
CGCGCGGGTGCTGGTCATCGGGTCCGGTGGGTTGTCGCACTGGCCCACTTCCATCTCGGCGGAGGACCCCGAGATCGCGCCCGAGTGGCGGGAGTTCCTGATCCATGGCCGTCCCCGGATGGTCGAGGTCGAACCGAGCAGGCAGGAGCGCGCCATACAGCTCGCCGAGGGCGAGTCGACCGGCCAGGTCAACGCCGACTGGGACCGGACGCTACTGAGACGCATCGAACGTGACCCGGGAGTGCTCGGACGGCTGGACGAGGAGGACGTGGCGGGTGCCGCCGGCCCCGGGGCCATGGAGGTGCGCACCTGGGCGGCGGCGACGGCGGCCTGGGGCGGCCCGCTGACCTGGATGGTTTACGAGCCCGTGCCCGCCTGGATCACCGGCATGGGCGTGGCCTCCAGCATCGCGCCGGCCGACCGCGAGGCCGCTGGCCTCATGTCTCGGTGGTCGACGTGATGTTGCCCAGGACGTGGTCCTCCATGGTCCTGCGGGCCAGCTCGCCGTCGCGGGCGTGCAGGGCGCGCCGGATGTTCTCATGGTCGTGGTGCCGGCTGGCGACGCTGTGCAACGGATAGGCCAGCTCGGCGGTGTTGATCAGGAAGTCGCTACGGTCCCACATCCGCTGGCTCAGGTCCGCGATGATGGCGGAGTCCGCCATTGCGTGGATCTGGGCGTGGAACTCGCGGTTGCGGATCCGGTAGGCATGCGCCCGCTCAGCCGGGTCCTCCTCGTCCACGAGTACGCCGATCCGGGCCGAGATCTCGTCGAGCGCGCGAAGATCCGAGTCCGTCCGCCGGCTCGCCGCGAGCTCGGCGACC
This region includes:
- a CDS encoding GntR family transcriptional regulator, which codes for MVSEGRTGDLPVGHSRRRARSTMRLGELAHQEIKDRLLDGVYTAGQKLSVEELSRELEVSKQPVMEALRLLSADGLVTIIPQVGCRVATYDAQEVRDFFALFASMEGAVAELAASRRTDSDLRALDEISARIGVLVDEEDPAERAHAYRIRNREFHAQIHAMADSAIIADLSQRMWDRSDFLINTAELAYPLHSVASRHHDHENIRRALHARDGELARRTMEDHVLGNITSTTET